ATCAGTGAAAATAGAAGGAAGGAATGTATTGAAATCAGTATTCTAACAAGCTTTTAACCCAAACCAACTTAAGACAGTCCCTATCACTAGAACAACGGACTGAGTCCTAAAATGCTGTCTTCTTCCTATGAGGTTTAGGCAAAAGATCACCCAGTTCGCCAATCTGCTCTTATAGTTGGCTGGTGTTGGGGGGTCAGTACATTAGTAACAGGTCTGGGTTTTAATATCATCAACCGTTGATGGTGGTAATGTTTTCGGCTCTTCATACTAATAGAATCCTAATGGGCCAGCTTGGAAGCAAGCTACCTGTCGCCTACCTCACCCCctcttttcttattattaagtTGCCCTTTCTCTAATAAGAAGGTACTTTATGCCAAAGATCCTTCCTTCTTTTAGAgtgaatattaataataagtgTGAGCCTTTGACTTTTGGATCGCCTTCTGCCCAATGCGGTACCCTCCCATTTTTTGGTTTGGCTACAACTTGAGaaggtgtgtgtgtgtattatCTTGTATAAGAAACAAACTTTATTGATGTATGAAGTTTACAAAACAAGGTAGGGAGATTCTAAAAGTTATAGTGGGTGAATGGGGAAGAACATTCCATCATCACTTCCTCATAACGGTTTCTTCAAAGTAAAAGTTAGAAATATAGTCTAACTTCATAGCAAGAAAGAAGTTTCGATGAAATAGAAGTTACACAAGTTTGATGAGTACCTAGGTAATAGGTATACAATTGGTTTAAATCAACTTGGATGGAGCTTAAAACAACAAGTTGTAATTCAAAAGCCAGCTTAAAcagaatttaacaaatataaactGAATCACatatcaatatatcaaagattttgaaaaagagaatatcTCAAGCTGGAATGTAATCAAATTACTAGAAATCCAAGGGGTGTTTGGATCCATGAGAAATAGAGAACAAAACGAAAAATGAGATgggagaggaggaggaggaggactGCAGAAACAAATTTTGGATTGAGAAAAAGTCGAAGATGAAGGAAAGAAGAGCAAACGAACCTCAACCTCAGTGGCCGACGGGCGTTCGTAACCGTGAATCAGGGAACCGGCGCCGACCGATGAAGGGCTTTCAAGGAAACTtgataaaaatagttttataatgTAATCTTTTTAGAagtgaaattatatttttttaacctaaGAACTCTTAGTATACTAAGAGGAATATCGTTATCGatagattttactatattttagaTTCGACCCAAGATAGATATCGAAATACATTAGATAcacttctatatattttttttatacaaaagtCTATccgtaattaatttaaaattttactattttaagtAATATTGCTACAtcgattaaaattaaaataattacaacacaaaattatatactatagaaaattataaatattccaaacccattaaataaaatataatagcaaattaattagtaataatataaagtaaaCTAAAgtattttggttttagtttgtAACTACAactatattattgtttatgaaTACATTGCTGAGCACATTTTGCATCactttttagatttagattcAATTTCCAAATCTATGATGAACTCATATCCAAAAAGATGGAGAatataactttctttttcatttaattcctcattttcaaatttgtgttATTAAACCACTAATCTTTTAActatatcttattttatttattccaCCCTAACTAAAACTCACATCTACATCAAAAGGAGCTTTATGTCAACATTGATTGACATCTACTTCCTTTAAGTTGggggaaattaaaaaaaaattccttaatccaacaaaaaaaaattcaaaagggTGATAGATTTTACCaactttgttttctcttttattggttataaactttcattttttttccttttatcacgtagttattagatatttttatttaaaaattaataaatcaccAAAAGCTAAACATTAacgttttattatatttacaaatattttttactatatttgaaaaccaaGTGTAACAAGAAGCGTTCTTGGGTAGAGTGAATCAAACCAATCACAAACCTCGAGATCACTTTAACATAgctgaagaaagaaagaaggaaggtTTGCAACAATGACAATAATGCTGAAACTTAATTCCAAGcaatactttatttttcacaaGAATAATGCTTGTTCAGCAGGTTAactttttagtatttatatgGAGGAGTTTATGAGGCAGAGATATCAGAGAATCTACTTTCCAACACATTAACAGATGTTCAATCACTAACTTAAAAGCAGATCTATGAACAGCATCCATATCTTCATCCCTGAATGTGAAAATTAAGTCtacctttgatttttttttccatatggACTATACTTGTTGAGAGCTCTACTAGAGGTCGAATAACATCCTCCTTTCTTGCttttattagtaataatgGTTGGGAGAATTTCCTAGACTACGTCGTTCTTTCGAAACCACCACCAATCTGCATATGCAACCATTCTGGTGATGAGCCACGGCTGTATTCTCTTGTTGCTTGTGAACCAAACGCAACGCCGGTTGTATCGAATGTTTGTTGACCATACTGAAACGCAAAATTAGATTTGTTATGacaaaagaatatttgaagacaaaaaaaaattgatcttcATCTCTATTAATCTTTCCCCTGGTTTCCCCACACAATAcctaaacttgtaatttaagaACGTTAAAAGAACCATAGCTTTAACCTATCTACGTAACCAAATCCTAATTTATACCGATAGCTACGTGTCTAAGAAGCATAAGGGGCCATTTCCATCAACTCTATTGCATTTCTCAAAGAGTGTACGTGTTGAAACTCCCATCTGTATGTAACTCTCATCAGCTAGGTGAATGGAGAGTTCACTTTCATTCTCCATGGTGAGAATATATCAAACCGACTCAGCTTTTGACACCAGAGTTCAACAGTTTGCTATCCAGGATAGAAAGTTGTAATTGATAGGGTCTGTGTGAGTGTGACGACTTCAGGTTTTGGAAAGTGAATGGTTGATatattgaatcaaataacaaagTGGACAACAAATCTGTTTCAGATACAGATACTTACATCTTTTGGAGGAAACACTTCAATGCCAGGGCCAATTCGGGAATTAACTGCTTCCAGTTTCATCGACAAAAACTGCATATcagatgaaaattaataactatgGAGTTCAGTACTTTTCATGTCTGAATGTAATTTAAGAAAGCAATAAGTATAACTTGAAAGGCACCAGTCATACCTCAACCTGACGCTGAAGAGATTGAATGTAATTTATTATCTCATCAAGTACAAGCGCTTTTCCAATCACCTGAGAACTTCCAACTCTTAATTCCATGCTTAAAAGTGacaaaaattgttgaaaagtTGATAAGTTTAGATGGGCTGTCAATGATTTAGGGAGATCAAATAACACATGGCCAGATGGTTTTATAGGAAAATTCTTCGAAATTTATCCAAACATTGTCAAATCTGACAACATGAATTTGTTCCAGGattcttttcataaatgtcATCTCAGCTAagctcaaaaaaaaaaatcttcatttgCTTAATTCAAAAGAGCGAAAGGGTTATTAAAGTGAAAGATTATAGACAAAAAAGCCTCATTAATAGGATATATCacataatttcaaacaaaaaaagagcTCTACCTTATTGCACCCAGGGACCAAATCTTGTAGAATTTTCATTCTCTCActtatcttttctcttctaGCCTGTTCGACAGAGTATTCTAATCAATACGAGATATTCAAGAATCCAACAGATACACAGAGAAATCCAAGTCATAGtatattaattatgaaaaagacCAGTCATGTGTGGGGATAAAGATTTCCAACTGCAGTTGGTAACACTAATACATAACTAGTGACTTGAGTGAGTACCCTTTCGGCCAGACTATGGCTATCAGTTGCTTGGCCCCTTCTCGCTCGCACATGGATGTAATCCTGTTTGGGTTGTTCTGGAGTAGGCTGGGAGTTCTGTTCGGTCTTCCCAGATCTGGGTTCCGCTTCTGTTTTGGATTCGTGATTATCATCTCTACACGCCGCTGTTTTAACGCGCTTTCCACCAGAATCATTCTGTCGAACAGTTGATAGGGGAAAAGAGAatacaatcaaacaaaatgatcCCAAATCGTTTAATGGGGATTCAGTACCAAAGAGAACTCAAAAGACAAAAACAGATCAGATTCCCAGTTCCGTTAGCCATTCCAGATTCAATTAACTAAAGAAAACGAAACAGAATTCAGATCAATATACAAGGAGTGATTCAGACAAATACCCCAGCGCTGCTATTGGCATTGGCATTGTTGCCATTACTGGTGGAACTGACTTTAGGCGAATCTTGGTCTGAATCACGGCGCTTCTTGGAAACGCCATGACCATGAGGTAGTCTCTGCTGCAATTGCAAGGGAAGTGAGTCAGTAGGGGAAACCTCTGGATTCCCAATGGCAATGTCTCCAAAGTGGGTCAAATTATGAGCGAGATGAGCCATCCTGAGGGCAAGAGCAGGCCCAGAATCCTCAACGGAGGTTCCGCCATGAATTGGGAAGTGCCAGATCTCAGAAAGATTGAAAGGGGTGATATTGGGATTGGCATTAGGGGTAGTTGGAAATGAAGGTTGGTTGATGAGAGTAGGTGGATCCATGTCATTTGACGAAAGGTAGTGTGTGTTGTGGCCTGTGGGTGGATTCAAGTTTGAAAAAGCAGTAGAAGTAAACCCAtgatagtatatatataagccAGGAATGGAAAAGGATGAAGGTGAGATTAATGGAAAAGCTCGAGTTTTGTTTGAGCTGTACTGTGAGTTGagttgaaaaaacaaaagagagagagagagagagagaaagagagatttgGAGTTTAAGTAGGttggaaaaaggaagaagaagagagttgTATTTATGTCATGAAGCTCCTTTGGACATTGTAGGTTGGTTCGCACTCAGGAATCAAATACCCCTCTCCCATTCAGTcaatcctttttcttttctcttcacCTTTTCTCTCCCATCAATTTATCCCTctctatattttcattttcgttTCTTTCACCataatattcttaaatcaTCCATTCATCACTCCCTCCCATATTATTACTGCATCAACACAAATCTTCTATCTACTTCCCAACTCCATTTTTATCCTTACCACTTCTTATCAACCTACTTTTACAACGactaaaatacatatatttctaTACTTAAAATACACACCTCctcatttttttatcatatcaTATTACTCATATGGGAAggatttctttaattttcctCACTAAACAAGGTACGTTTTCTAATCATATCTTTTCCATCAAACATAACCATATTATgtaatcttaatttaaaataatttaacaaaatggaagaaaaaatatcttcaaattttttaattgtatgtattttaaacatataaccatgcaaaatacaaaaatagacTCTAAATTTCTATTATGTCTTAACTATAttgttgaattatatttaagatTGTTAAACAgttgaattataattaaattggaTATTACAAACTGATCAATAAGGTaacacatttatttattactaatttttgtCAATCATCATTCATTCTCAcgataattgtatcaattaattaaaatccaAAGTGAATTatagtataaaattaaattttagaaaatgtttgaattaattatattaaatttagaggaatagagaaaaagaaaacttaaatatGTCATAAAGAattgaatgaattttttaatatctcgttattttttaaattgtccctcttattaaaaaaatgaaaatattaaatgataccatattattaatttgagatttgaaaatgacaCTAATCTCAAGATTTAATAgttattataacaaaatcatcCAATTTAGTaaacataatatattataataataacacctCCTTCTTTATCCAaatctaacattttcaaagattacataaaagaataaagatgAAATCATCCATAGACATGACAACATATATTTGCaaatcaataatttctttaaaaacaatttatttttatgaacttATTGacattgaaatcaaaattattttaattgaggaaaaaaaaagtgagataaatggaatttaaaagaaaaaaaagtgacagAAAGTACTTAAATCTTTTGATTCGGTAATtgaaaaagtagaaagaaataaaaaaaaaaagaaaaagtaattgaatttttttcataaagaaaaaatttatgtgGCAGAACAGAGCTGAGAAGTGGCAGAAACCTCGAGAGATGGAAGCAAATTGGTCACATCCTTGTGAGGTTTTCTCGGAGAATCCATCCTCAACTCTCCACCCTCCATCTCTTCCAAACACCAATCTCCACCCTCCGATTCTCTTACCCTTTTTCAACGGCCCAATTTTAGACCGGCCCTTCCCGGTCTCCTCTGGGCCGGACCGCCCCGTCCCCCCCTCTTTCAATGCACTTACTTACTTGTACCTTAGCCTACCATGTCCTTGTACAATGTACTCTCTTATATACTTTGGTTTGCCTTCCATCATGCCAAAAATCCTCCCGATACGGGTCCGCTTTCAATGATGTGGGGAATCttagatttaatatttgatagCCATAATATTTTCCAATTTGAACTCGTACATCTTGTATATTCACTATTTAGATAACATTATCATATATGCTTTAGTTATTGAATTGTGTTTACATTAGTTTGATTAAGGATGAGTATGTATGCAATGATAGAGACATAAATTTATTCTAAGTTGTGTGATATGGGGAATgcatatagttaattaatcttgttttttttatgataaattttatctaATTGTATTACATTTGAGGTGTGTATGGCTtgttgtttaaataaataggtATTTGAAAACTTGAATTTGGAAAGTCTAGATTTGTGCAATTTATATTTGGATtataaaggaaataaaaagactatagtttttttatgtttgttcCAGTTAttttatgtaaagaaaaagataaacaaaagcacttaagaaatttattgttaaaacTAATGTGAAATAAATAACTCGAATTCATAGTTTGAGGTACATAATTCAATGATCAAACTTTATCATTGTTGACTCATTTGTATGTATCGAGGactaataaatcttaaatttaaattttttaccctagtttttaatcaaaattaacacATAAATGGTAATTTGGATACAAACCAAAACTTATAATACCAAACACAATCAATTTAATTGTGTCTCCTTAACAATTGTGAGAGAGATAggaaatgatatatataatgtagTGGTTCTATTGTGAGAACAAGTCAAGTCATTGTTTGAATTATAGAGTTTGGATTTAGTTAGGGATAATGTGGCCACCACcaccatgaaaaataatgagataTGAACTGTAATGTTGATTGATTGAACCCATTGATGAAGGTTGTTATTCTAACAAAAAGGGGGTGTATTTTTCATATGATTTCGACCTCTAATTTTGTCTTatatgttataattaattaaaattttaaaaataatctatacTCACGATAagttaagttttcttttatacctTTTTATGAAGACCATAGCAATATAAATCATTAACACGTAAGAAATGAAGAGAATGATACAAAGATTTACATAGTCCATCAAAATAACATACCGTTGGCTATACATTTacaaataaagagaaaaagtcacagattgaaattagaattaacataattttcactcaaattttgatatagaTTGATGTAATGTGAGGTGACATTATTAACTCgcataatcaaaattaaaaacaattaattataacattgaaaaatgaaaagtatgGTTAGCATACATCATTAATTTATGTCAACCAATAAGGGATGTCAATAGAATAGAGTAAATgtgtaattttattattctttttgttttttttatataaagatTTTTTGTTGGGGTGAAAGGGAAGActcaactttaattaatttttaacttaattGACTTCTTATGGATTAtacttttttactattattgtatagtaaagaagaaaaaaaataaaaaagttgaaaacaaaatgaaaatgtgacCTAAAATAAGATGGCGATTCCTCCATTAAGGGGATAGTTAAAGAGAGTAAGGTCTCTCTCCCTATTGCATTGGCCATTTTCTCCAATTTAGTCCATAAAGAAGTGAGAGATAGGATAGAGCTTAGAAGCAAGAAATTAATGTGTAATTAAAAGCATACGGAAAGAGGAGAATACGATACCaaagttgaaattattttctttttgcccatttaatatatcaaatatagttAGGCAAAGAAATGCAGTGGAAAGACGAATGCCAATTTGcctaaaaatgttatttaaccATCACATGGGGATAAAAACACACATACAATCACACACCACTATGCTTTAGGAATgatataatacatatttattgcatgtggaaaataaaaagaaagacatgTGAAAAATGCATAAGATGTGAGGAATTTTGCTATTAGCCCAAATAATATATGTAAGTAAAGCCCTTTTCTTGATGTCATGTGAGTGTTTTGCTATAAATGGTTAAATTGCCTACTGCCATTGTTTTTTGTGAGACTTTGTGGTGGTGGTGATGATGTTGATGATTGATGATGGGGTTGGGATTTTCAAATTccaatttccatttttcttttctcctttgaTTTTTCATGGCTGtgaatatatttctatttccttctttatttctctcttataTATGAATTCtttggtaattaattatttcctCATACAATAATACTTGTGGTCTAGCTTGAATCCCTTTcaagaatataatttatttgggTCTGCACCAccattccaatttcatttcattattatttaaaaatcgTTACAAGTCATGATACAATTATTTGTAGTCgttatatcaaaattcatcaaacttTCTATACCtcgtttaattttttttcctttgctaTCCATAAAAACTTCCCTActttaaattacaaacaaaagaTCTTATAACCTATATGATTCGAGCCAAAGTTGGGTTGAGGACCATATATTTAAGTTATTTGGGCCAACTTCacaaatttgaatgataagcaaataattgatattgatTAGCTGAAACATAGAACGATTAACTTTCAAGCTAAATATTTAGCCTTTAATGAAAAGTTGGAACTTCAAAAGTGACACTCATGGGACATAATGAATCTAGAAAATTAAGATTCATTTACATCTTTAATATGCACTTATTTAATGTTatgtattttcatttattgggGTAGTTGAAAAGACatgaaattaaatgttgtGTCCTttcatataacatttttaattttagtataaatagggttgTAGTTTCCacgttttgaaaaaaaaaatcttgaatttgaatgaaatttgtaTTGATTGTTATCTCTCaagctttatgtttttctttgtattcttGTGTTAGAATGTCATGTTTAGGACTTTCAATCTAGTTTGATCAATTAGATTGTGGAGAGTTCGAAATCTTGAAGTTAGGAACAAGTTCTCATTTCTTCTCGATCTTTGATCAATCCTTTCCAAGCCAACATCTGTTTAGCTTTCTTGAGGTTTCGTTAGCCATTTGTTTAATCAGAGTTGTTTTTATTCCTGTTGTGAAAATTCACCTAGAATAAGAAAAGTTCTTAAACGTGATCAAGGTAGTTCCACTTATCATTAAATTTTCGAATTGGTTAGAAAAATGATCCAGACCAATTCAGTTAGTGCAGACTCCTTGACTAACCTAACAATTCttcaaaactacaaaaaaccaaataagtTAGATAATGAGAGGCAAATTAGTTCAAATATAGGAATTTTAAGTAGAAACAACACTAATAAAAAGTATTacatttgtattttgttatgggaaattgtattatatttgtaattttgattgtAAGAATGTTTTTGGTTCTTGATGTATTTAAGTTTCTCTGTGTTGGATTATTTTTAATGGATTGAGCCCTTTTGCATACCTTCATTCTTTTATAGCAAATAAAGATGGATAGTATATTTTAAGTGAAGTAGCCAACTAACTTACAATATCAAGGCATGCTCATAGctcaatatcaaaatttagttGGACTACTTAGACGGTACCACCTCAGTAACTAATCATCTTAACCTTCTTCCTTAATCATAATAAGAAGTGTGAgattatatttctttctttgcttttgTTTCTCATATGTTCTAGGCCAATTGTAATggatagaaattttaaaaataataattaaacatatagaaacatttttaaaaattacaaatttgctcatttaaattaatgacatttttttacttttaaaagtcaAACCTTGACTGAcgatatattcaaatgtgatttgaatttcagaaaaataaatgcggtcatgctcgggaggtcggaattagtcaagacggaaaaaatggtaaaaagtcaataTGTTAACTTTGACTTGTATGgtcaaatgaccattttatcttttgattaaagttagtaaaaaaatttaattaatattttgttggataatctcactaactcttagtgggctGTGTGGAGGCTCATCGTGTAGCACCATAAGCCCACTTGAGTAAATATATTGTTGCACACAATTAGCTAATTCATTTTTGGGCTAACTGGAAGTTCATGATGATGACACCATAAGCCTATTAAAAGTGGATGAAATGTGGGGTGTTGGACTTTGATGAATTCTAGATTTGCCATAGTTGCATGTAATTAGTCtatttaaagattattttttcaaatagagaaaacttttgacaattttagtttatagtttctaaaaattcaaaagaaaactcaccaaaaatttcatctttctATCTCAAAAATCCTTCATTCATCGGGTTCCACAACCCGATTTTAAGTCCAAAGAATAGCGGATTAACACTAATGATTGTCCAATTTGTGTTCGGGTGAAGATTGGGTGTGATACGGGAGCTTCAAATTAGGTATAGGGTTTCCTTCACTCTAATTTAGCTAGTTTAATTTAACcctaatataatttaattaggatAGTAATGCATGTTAACTTCTAATAAGATTAGATACAAT
This DNA window, taken from Cucumis sativus cultivar 9930 chromosome 6, Cucumber_9930_V3, whole genome shotgun sequence, encodes the following:
- the LOC101209222 gene encoding transcription factor BHLH089; the protein is MDPPTLINQPSFPTTPNANPNITPFNLSEIWHFPIHGGTSVEDSGPALALRMAHLAHNLTHFGDIAIGNPEVSPTDSLPLQLQQRLPHGHGVSKKRRDSDQDSPKVSSTSNGNNANANSSAGNDSGGKRVKTAACRDDNHESKTEAEPRSGKTEQNSQPTPEQPKQDYIHVRARRGQATDSHSLAERARREKISERMKILQDLVPGCNKVIGKALVLDEIINYIQSLQRQVEFLSMKLEAVNSRIGPGIEVFPPKDYGQQTFDTTGVAFGSQATREYSRGSSPEWLHMQIGGGFERTT